From a region of the Haematobia irritans isolate KBUSLIRL chromosome 4, ASM5000362v1, whole genome shotgun sequence genome:
- the LOC142236026 gene encoding uncharacterized protein LOC142236026 yields the protein MTFLIKCRNEGIIPGFIKQAMKHVYNILGNRRKEYEVQKTLDKHIENFQRKILNVVIKHQHNIKRDIERENDGIKSYLDSKLNEEEKNYLWTRENKITREIKEKSTATHKKKLLKLQEQQREELDIKINEKWFINTTDTQFPENVKWLLSLGQKHGLPTSKAEFPLFKYISDGEHIIQSTKKEKEEQETARTMFATTLETHLNKMKYNSREKFVTRTVEQTRQFLKKNKNILILNADKGNTTVAMEKSEYQQRMMIIISDFEQSLQYNIKDSLQFKNKIKNLTIKEDEKLVSFDVVSLFPSVPVDLALKIIESRWQELEGHTRLTKNIFMKILKFGIVVNRYFTYEDKTYKQKRGLPMGSSASPIVADIVMEHLLDNCMKNLTTKPKILTKYVDDIFAVVREGAIHEILTTLNGFHNSIKFTINSNAFLWEEHLFTPAKATSQLSVLTPPILHCFTCRMHRLQMVRFSPCQF from the exons ATGACTTTCCTAATAAAATGTCGCAACGAGGGAATTATACCAGGATTCATAAAACAAGCAATGAAACATGTTTACAATATATTAGGAAATAGACGAAAGGAATATGAAGTACAGAAGACGCTAGACAAGCATATTgagaattttcaaagaaaaattctaAATGTTGTTATAAAACATCAACATAATATAAAACGAGATATTGAACGAGAAAACGACGGAATAAAATCATACTTAGACAGTAAACTTAATGAAGAAGAAAAGAATTACCTTTGGacaagagaaaataaaattacaagggAAATTAAAGAAAAGTCAACAGCAAcacacaagaaaaaattattaaaacttcAAGAACAACAAAGAGAGGAATTGGACATAAAGATAAACGAAAAATGGTTTATTAATACAACAGATACTCAATTTCCCGAAAATGTAAAATGGTTACTGTCGCTAGGACAAAAACATGGTCTCCCAACATCAAAAGCCGAATTTCcactttttaaatatataagtGATGGGGAACATATAATACAatctacaaaaaaagaaaaggaaGAACAGGAAACTGCGAGAACAATGTTCGCAACAACTTTAGAAactcatttaaataaaatgaaatacaacAGTAGGGAGAAGTTCGTTACAAGAACAGTGGAGCAAACTCgacaatttctaaagaaaaataaaaatatattaattttaaatgcagACAAAGGCAATACAACAGTTGCTATGGAAAAAAGTGAATATCAACAGAGAATGATGATTATTATAAGCGACTTCGAGCAATCTCTGCAA TACAATATAAAGGACTCCCtgcaatttaaaaataagatCAAGAACCTGACTATCAAGGAGGATGAAAAATTAGTATCTTTTGACGTTGTGTCCCTATTCCCAAGTGTACCGGTTGACTTAGCTTTAAAAATCATCGAAAGTAGATGGCAAGAATTGGAGGGCCATACTAGACTTACAAagaatatatttatgaaaattttaaaattcggcATAGTGGTGAATAGATACTTTACGTATGAAGACAAAACATATAAACAAAAGAGAGGACTGCCGATGGGATCATCTGCTTCACCTATTGTAGCTGATATAGTTATGGAACATTTACTGGACAACTGCATGAAAAACTtgacaacaaaaccaaaaatcttgacgaaatatGTGGACGATATATTTGCTGTGGTTCGGGAAGGTGCAATACATGAGATCTTGACAACATTAAATGGCTTCCATAATAGCATAAAATTCACG ataaatagcaatgcatttctttggGAGGAACATTTGTTCACACCAGCCAAGGCTACCTCTCAACTCTCAGTACTAACTCCTCCTATTCTTCATTGTTTCACGTGTCGCATGCATAGATTACAAATGGTCCGTTTTTCTCCGTGtcagttctaa
- the LOC142236027 gene encoding uncharacterized protein LOC142236027, with amino-acid sequence MNEKTALGTRNHPLLNAILTIGNYVYFFFHFLFQIYSENNFKNVPLVHGYDFNNVPTGWICQCGKQVLQWYFFEYSYCLMLIKLISLLALGNTLETHAYKTNPPNKS; translated from the exons atgaaCGAAAAAACTGCACTAGGTACCCGG aatcaccctttactaaatgctatactgacaattggaaattatgtctattttttttttcattttttatttcaaatatattctgagaataatttcaaaaacgtcccattagtccatggatatgatttcaataatgtaccaactggatggatttgtcaatgtg gtaaacAGGTCTTGCAATggtatttttttgaatattcttactgtttaatgctaattaagctgatatccttattggctctaggaaacacTCTTGAaaccc atgcttataagacaaatccgcccaacaaaagttag